One Nicotiana sylvestris chromosome 12, ASM39365v2, whole genome shotgun sequence genomic window carries:
- the LOC104221175 gene encoding myb-related protein 308-like, which produces MGRAPCCAKEGLRKGPWSTKEDLLLSNYIKENGEGQWRNLPKKAGLLRCGKSCRLRWMNYLRPGIKRGNFSQDEEDLILRLHSLLGNRWSLIAGRLPGRTDNEIKNYWNTHLIKKLKSAGIEPKVNTIFSKYCPKKEPKKHPKIEKPRKKQDKKKNKKKKDQSLVQNISDSPLFIPKPIRISSCRNHSVKDVALLSTSSSNSSEEADKRADRCTKLPLCAGSSDESNHIGSYVRGLTDEGKIAEVSFIPCASNLFDEVPLDENMLEKVYEEYLQLLSEKCYLQDNQLDDDLLAGNVFDHSMLM; this is translated from the exons ATGGGGAGAGCGCCGTGTTGTGCTAAAGAGGGTTTACGTAAAGGTCCTTGGTCTACAAAAGAAGATTTATTACTTAGTAATTATATTAAGGAAAATGGTGAAGGCCAATGGAGAAACTTGCCCAAGAAAGCTG GGTTACTTAGATGTGGAAAGAGTTGTAGATTAAGATGGATGAACTATCTGAGGCCAGGGATCAAGAGAGGAAATTTTAGCCAAGATGAAGAAGATCTTATATTAAGACTTCATTCCCTTTTGGGTAATCGTTGGTCACTCATAGCCGGAAGATTACCAGGTCGAACTGACAATGAAATCAAGAATTATTGGAACACACATCTCATCAAGAAGCTCAAAAGTGCTGGAATTGAGCCTAAAGTTAACACGATTTTCTCCAAATATTGTCCCAAAAAAGAACCCAAGAAACACCCCAAAATAGAGAAACCAAGAAAAAAACAAGacaagaagaaaaataagaagaaaaaagaccAATCTTTAGTACAAAATATTAGTGACTCTCCTCTGTTTATCCCAAAACCAATAAGAATTTCCTCTTGTAGGAATCATAGTGTTAAAGATGTTGCATTATTGAGTACTTCTTCCTCAAACAGTTCTGAAGAAGCCGATAAAAGGGCAGACCgctgcactaagctcccgctatgcgcggggtcctcAGACGAGTCAAACCACATTGGGTCATATGTACGCGGCCTTACCGATGAGGGTAAAATAGCAGAGGTTTCATTCATTCCTTGTGCTTCAAATTTATTTGATGAAGTTCCATTGGATGAAAACATGTTGGAGAAGGTGTATGAagagtatcttcaacttctttcTGAAAAATGTTATCTTCAGGATAATCAATTAGATGATGATCTTTTGGCTGGAAATGTCTTTGATCATTCAATGTTAATgtag